Proteins encoded together in one Sphingobacteriales bacterium window:
- a CDS encoding PDZ domain-containing protein, which translates to MFAKASEIAGPAVVFIKATQEGQQNNYSSWDLFFNFFYNSGPVTNTGSGVIISDDGYIATNHHVVQNADKIEVVVLNRKKTYQAELVGSDPSTDLALLKIKATELPYLSFGNSDNVRIGDWVIAVGNPFNLTSTVTSGIVSAKGRNISINRDNFPIESFIQTDAAINPGNSGGALVNLQGQLIGINAAIISKTGSYAGYGFAIPSNIVYKIVNDLREYGIVQRAFIELEVSDIDEQMASKLNDIFIKGVVITKVYETGNAMKSGLQKDDIILKMDNLNIADKAAYDEKLAYHRPGDKVTLDVLRNGKVQKITVVLVNSEGLNAVLKNNMVVSEKLGASFREISKMDKDRFGIDYGVKVANVKAGLMRNLGITNDFIILSVNNQKFSDPKELVQVLENFKGWITIKGISPEGWMVTRSMRIY; encoded by the coding sequence ATGTTTGCAAAAGCTTCGGAAATAGCAGGTCCGGCAGTAGTTTTCATTAAAGCCACACAGGAAGGTCAGCAAAACAATTATTCAAGCTGGGACTTATTCTTCAATTTCTTTTACAATTCAGGCCCTGTGACCAACACCGGCTCCGGTGTTATCATCAGTGACGATGGTTATATTGCCACTAATCATCATGTCGTGCAGAATGCTGATAAAATTGAGGTCGTTGTCTTAAACAGGAAAAAAACCTACCAGGCTGAACTGGTTGGGAGTGACCCATCCACCGACCTGGCCCTTTTGAAGATAAAAGCCACCGAGCTGCCTTATCTGAGTTTCGGCAATTCCGACAATGTCAGGATTGGTGACTGGGTTATAGCAGTGGGCAACCCATTTAACCTGACCTCCACAGTTACCTCAGGTATTGTCAGTGCAAAAGGCAGAAATATCAGCATAAACAGAGATAATTTTCCAATAGAATCGTTTATACAGACAGATGCAGCCATTAATCCCGGAAACAGCGGAGGAGCATTGGTCAACCTTCAGGGGCAACTGATAGGCATCAATGCTGCAATTATTTCAAAAACAGGCTCTTATGCCGGCTATGGATTCGCCATCCCTTCCAATATTGTGTATAAAATAGTCAATGATTTAAGGGAATACGGCATTGTGCAACGGGCTTTTATTGAACTGGAAGTCAGCGACATTGATGAACAAATGGCCTCAAAGCTGAACGATATATTTATTAAAGGCGTAGTCATTACAAAGGTTTATGAAACCGGAAACGCAATGAAATCAGGGCTTCAAAAGGATGATATCATCCTGAAAATGGACAATCTGAACATAGCCGATAAAGCTGCCTATGATGAAAAACTTGCCTATCACCGGCCTGGTGATAAAGTTACCCTCGATGTGCTGAGAAACGGAAAAGTTCAAAAAATCACCGTAGTACTGGTAAACAGCGAAGGATTGAATGCAGTACTTAAAAACAACATGGTCGTTTCGGAAAAACTGGGTGCTTCGTTCAGGGAAATTTCAAAAATGGATAAAGACCGTTTCGGAATAGACTATGGAGTTAAGGTAGCAAATGTGAAAGCCGGCCTGATGAGAAATCTCGGTATCACCAATGATTTCATCATTCTTTCCGTAAATAACCAGAAGTTCAGCGACCCGAAAGAGCTGGTTCAGGTGCTGGAAAATTTCAAAGGCTGGATAACCATAAAAGGTATATCACCAGAAGGCTGGATGGTTACCCGTAGCATGCGTATTTATTAA
- the pepE gene encoding dipeptidase PepE, translating to MRLLLLSNSKIPGLEYLEFAEPHFSDFFGKTVKNIAFVPYAGVTLNWDEYEAKVQKVFHKLGYHLFSLHHESDPVSALEKADAIAVGGGNTFKLVHDLHHTGLTKAIRKKVLEGMPYTGWSAGSNVACPTLRTTNDMPIIDPKGFETLNLVPFQINPHYLDKNPEGFAGETREERIREFIELNKEVTVVGLREGSILRVEGNKISLIGPHTARIFRYGNPFYELGNQDDLSFLLK from the coding sequence ATGCGACTTTTACTACTTAGTAATTCCAAAATTCCGGGATTGGAATATCTGGAGTTTGCCGAACCTCATTTTAGTGATTTTTTTGGCAAAACAGTTAAAAACATTGCTTTTGTCCCGTATGCAGGAGTTACCTTAAACTGGGATGAATATGAAGCAAAAGTTCAAAAGGTTTTTCACAAGTTAGGCTATCACCTTTTCAGCCTTCATCACGAAAGCGATCCGGTAAGTGCTCTCGAAAAAGCCGATGCAATAGCTGTCGGTGGGGGAAATACGTTTAAACTCGTTCATGACCTTCATCATACCGGATTAACAAAGGCTATCCGCAAAAAAGTTCTCGAAGGAATGCCCTATACCGGCTGGAGTGCCGGTTCAAATGTCGCATGCCCTACTCTCCGAACCACCAATGATATGCCTATTATTGATCCCAAAGGTTTTGAAACATTAAACCTTGTTCCTTTCCAAATCAATCCGCACTATCTCGATAAAAATCCTGAAGGATTTGCCGGTGAAACCAGAGAAGAAAGAATCAGGGAATTTATTGAGTTAAACAAAGAAGTAACGGTGGTTGGCCTTCGCGAAGGAAGTATTCTGCGTGTTGAAGGAAACAAGATTTCTCTTATCGGCCCTCATACTGCCAGAATTTTCAGATATGGCAACCCATTTTATGAGTTAGGAAATCAGGATGACTTAAGTTTCCTGCTCAAGTAA
- a CDS encoding membrane protein insertion efficiency factor YidD, giving the protein MQNKVVLLIFFMLSMGISTAFAQIDSMDKRILLSHHFITPSDYQRDVKYLFSESENAFIKYNPVSLIFGGAMYAYQKVISPQISASCLYHPSCSRFSVELIRRYGLIKGIICSADRLTRCNKIAAQDISPIRIDEKTNKVTETTDVYHK; this is encoded by the coding sequence TTGCAAAATAAGGTTGTGTTATTAATTTTCTTTATGCTCAGCATGGGAATAAGCACTGCCTTTGCCCAAATTGACAGTATGGATAAAAGAATACTCCTTTCGCATCATTTTATAACTCCTTCCGATTACCAAAGAGACGTTAAATATTTATTTTCGGAGTCAGAAAATGCTTTTATCAAATACAATCCTGTCAGCCTGATATTTGGAGGGGCCATGTATGCCTATCAAAAAGTCATTAGTCCGCAGATTTCAGCCAGTTGCCTGTATCATCCCTCCTGTAGCCGGTTCAGTGTTGAGCTTATTAGAAGATACGGTTTGATAAAGGGAATTATTTGCTCGGCTGACCGTTTGACCCGATGCAATAAAATTGCAGCTCAGGATATTTCTCCTATCCGGATAGACGAGAAAACAAATAAAGTGACGGAAACCACTGATGTTTACCACAAATAA
- a CDS encoding DUF1573 domain-containing protein has product MKSLIILTTLTIFSIGVFAQELTEVQFEKVLHNFGDIREENGPVSYDFRFTNVGKADFIISDLKASCGCTSPAYSKEPVKPGKTGFIRVTYDPTNKEGGFNETVTVTSNSKTKYQVSILGNVIPRPRTLLDDYPTVMGALRFKVHHVVMGEINRNSFDTGYIYAYNNSDKAVTIKYVSTPEHIRCDPTPIVIQPKEKKTIQVFYSTYIQQNLGYNFDRIQLVTDDAAYPEKEFIVVANVVNNYIQMTEEQLANAPKIEFDKKVHDFGTVKQGQILTTEFTFSNKGKDQLVIYDTKTNCGCTASTLNKMRFDPGESSIIKVTLDTKGKSGYIQQSVTVKTNDPNNPEVVLLLNARVEKL; this is encoded by the coding sequence ATGAAATCCTTAATCATTCTTACCACTCTGACGATTTTTTCAATTGGAGTTTTTGCGCAGGAACTGACGGAAGTCCAGTTTGAAAAAGTATTGCACAACTTTGGCGACATCAGGGAAGAAAACGGCCCTGTCAGTTATGACTTCAGATTTACAAATGTAGGCAAAGCTGATTTTATCATCAGCGATCTGAAAGCCTCCTGCGGCTGTACATCGCCTGCCTATAGCAAAGAGCCTGTCAAACCCGGAAAAACCGGATTTATCAGAGTTACCTATGATCCCACCAACAAGGAAGGCGGATTTAATGAAACAGTAACCGTAACCTCCAATTCCAAAACAAAATATCAGGTTTCCATCCTTGGAAATGTTATTCCACGCCCCCGTACCCTCCTCGATGATTATCCGACAGTTATGGGTGCTTTGCGTTTTAAGGTTCATCATGTAGTGATGGGTGAAATCAACCGCAACAGCTTCGATACAGGATATATTTATGCCTACAACAACTCTGATAAAGCTGTTACGATAAAATATGTTTCAACACCCGAACATATCCGATGCGACCCAACCCCTATTGTCATTCAGCCAAAAGAAAAGAAAACCATTCAGGTTTTTTACAGCACGTATATTCAACAGAATCTTGGCTATAATTTCGACCGTATTCAACTGGTAACTGATGATGCGGCTTATCCTGAAAAGGAGTTTATTGTGGTAGCAAATGTGGTGAATAACTATATCCAAATGACCGAAGAGCAGCTGGCCAATGCTCCTAAAATTGAATTCGACAAGAAAGTGCATGATTTCGGAACAGTCAAACAAGGACAAATACTGACAACTGAATTTACCTTTAGCAACAAGGGAAAAGATCAACTGGTTATTTACGACACCAAAACCAATTGTGGCTGCACAGCAAGTACGCTGAATAAAATGCGTTTTGACCCCGGTGAAAGCAGTATCATAAAAGTTACACTGGATACAAAAGGAAAAAGTGGTTACATACAGCAAAGCGTAACCGTCAAAACCAATGATCCGAATAATCCGGAGGTCGTTTTACTGTTAAATGCAAGGGTTGAGAAACTTTAA
- a CDS encoding translation initiation factor IF-3 — MNEEIRAARVRLVGANVEEGVYPISKALEIAREQELDLVEIFANAEYPVCKVIDFNKFIYEKKKKNKEIKQKSAKQVVKEIRFGPNTDEHDFNFKVNHAKKFLSEGSKIKAYVHFKGRTIAYTERGEAILLRFIQELEGIGKVEHLPKLEGKRMIITINPVKVK; from the coding sequence ATCAATGAAGAAATCAGAGCTGCACGGGTAAGGCTGGTAGGTGCCAATGTAGAAGAAGGAGTTTATCCGATTTCAAAAGCACTTGAAATTGCCCGGGAACAGGAGCTTGATCTGGTCGAAATTTTTGCAAATGCCGAATATCCGGTATGTAAAGTGATTGACTTCAACAAGTTTATTTACGAGAAAAAGAAAAAGAATAAGGAAATCAAGCAAAAGAGTGCCAAACAGGTCGTAAAGGAAATACGTTTCGGCCCTAATACGGATGAGCATGATTTCAATTTTAAAGTCAACCATGCAAAAAAATTTCTTTCAGAAGGTTCAAAAATAAAGGCTTATGTGCATTTTAAAGGGCGAACAATTGCCTATACCGAAAGAGGGGAAGCCATATTGCTCAGATTTATACAGGAGCTTGAAGGAATAGGGAAAGTAGAACATCTGCCTAAATTAGAAGGAAAAAGAATGATAATAACAATAAATCCGGTAAAAGTTAAATAA
- a CDS encoding type IIA DNA topoisomerase subunit B, whose translation MSKTAYTEDSIKSLDWREHIRMRPGMYIGKQGDGSARDDGIYILVKEIVDNAIDEYVMGYGKKIDIFLNENEVVIRDYGRGIPLGSVLDCVSRINTGGKYDSKVFKKAVGLNGVGAKAVNALSEYFKVESIRDGKMKTAVFCKGLLVEEKDIVDTDKPDGTIITFIPDNEIFENYRYIIPYLEKMFWNYAYLNSGLVINFNGQKFFSQKGLYDLLSNKVNNEQIDYPIIHLKGDDIEIAMTHGEQYNEEYYTFVNGQYTPQGGTHMMAFKEAIVKTIREFYKKNFEPSDIRSSIVAAMSIKIVEPVFESQTKTKLGSMHIEPNGQTIKSFVNDFVKKELDDYLHKNPATADLLLKRITQSEKERKAIQGIKKMAGEMAKKASLHNKKLRDCKVHFNDTDNEKRYETTLFITEGDSASGSITKSRNIETQAVFSLRGKPQNTFGMKKNIVYQNEEFNLLHHALNIEEGMEELRYNRVVLATDADVDGMHIRLLLLTFFLQFYPDLVKNGHLYILDTPLFRVRNKEKTIYCYSEEEKEKAIKSLGGKPEITRFKGLGEISPEEFGLFIGPKMKLEPVLLSDNEDIKFLLNYFMGKNTPERQDFIINNLKVEKDVVEEALTPESII comes from the coding sequence ATGTCAAAAACAGCTTATACAGAAGATTCGATTAAATCGCTTGACTGGCGCGAACATATCCGGATGAGACCGGGGATGTATATCGGCAAACAGGGAGATGGCTCTGCACGTGACGATGGTATTTATATTCTGGTCAAAGAAATTGTAGATAACGCCATCGATGAATATGTCATGGGTTATGGAAAGAAAATTGACATCTTTCTTAATGAGAATGAAGTGGTTATAAGAGATTATGGAAGAGGAATCCCTTTGGGAAGTGTGCTGGATTGTGTGTCGAGAATCAACACAGGAGGTAAATATGATTCCAAGGTTTTCAAGAAAGCAGTAGGCCTGAATGGAGTGGGGGCAAAGGCGGTTAATGCACTTTCTGAATATTTTAAAGTTGAATCCATCAGAGATGGAAAAATGAAAACGGCTGTTTTTTGCAAAGGTCTTTTGGTCGAAGAAAAAGATATTGTCGATACCGATAAACCTGATGGTACAATTATAACCTTTATTCCTGACAATGAGATATTTGAAAACTACCGCTACATCATACCTTACCTTGAAAAGATGTTCTGGAATTATGCTTATCTCAACTCGGGGCTGGTCATTAACTTCAACGGTCAAAAGTTTTTTTCCCAGAAAGGTTTGTACGACCTGCTAAGCAACAAGGTAAACAACGAGCAGATTGATTATCCTATCATCCACCTGAAAGGAGATGACATTGAAATAGCCATGACGCATGGGGAGCAATACAATGAGGAATATTACACCTTTGTAAACGGACAATACACCCCACAGGGAGGGACTCACATGATGGCCTTCAAAGAAGCTATTGTGAAGACCATTCGGGAGTTTTACAAGAAAAATTTTGAGCCTTCCGACATCAGGTCGTCCATTGTGGCGGCAATGAGTATAAAAATTGTTGAACCTGTTTTTGAATCACAAACCAAAACCAAGCTGGGGTCTATGCACATCGAACCCAATGGTCAGACCATCAAATCATTCGTAAACGACTTTGTAAAGAAAGAGCTGGATGACTATCTGCATAAAAATCCTGCTACGGCTGATCTGCTGCTGAAAAGAATCACCCAGTCGGAGAAGGAAAGAAAGGCAATACAAGGGATTAAAAAGATGGCCGGTGAAATGGCCAAAAAAGCAAGCCTTCACAATAAAAAACTCAGGGATTGTAAAGTGCATTTCAACGATACCGATAATGAAAAGCGCTATGAAACCACACTTTTTATTACAGAAGGGGATTCGGCAAGCGGCTCCATCACCAAATCAAGAAACATTGAAACCCAGGCGGTATTTTCCCTGCGGGGTAAACCTCAGAATACCTTTGGGATGAAGAAAAATATCGTTTACCAGAATGAGGAGTTTAACCTGCTCCATCATGCCCTGAATATTGAAGAGGGTATGGAAGAACTTAGGTATAACCGCGTTGTGCTGGCAACCGATGCTGACGTTGATGGGATGCACATCAGGCTTCTTTTACTGACATTTTTCCTTCAGTTCTATCCCGACCTTGTTAAAAACGGGCATTTGTATATTCTTGATACGCCATTATTCAGGGTTAGAAATAAGGAAAAAACAATTTATTGTTATTCAGAAGAGGAAAAAGAAAAAGCCATCAAATCGCTGGGCGGAAAACCTGAAATCACCCGGTTTAAAGGGCTTGGAGAAATTTCGCCAGAAGAATTCGGCTTGTTTATTGGTCCGAAAATGAAACTGGAACCTGTGTTATTGTCTGACAATGAGGATATTAAATTTCTCCTGAATTATTTTATGGGGAAAAACACACCTGAAAGACAGGATTTTATTATCAACAACCTGAAAGTCGAAAAAGATGTAGTGGAGGAAGCGTTAACTCCCGAAAGCATTATTTGA
- a CDS encoding outer membrane lipoprotein-sorting protein has translation MKHFSFFRISFLALIILLFLSAIVPLEKISLNMESQSLKNGKKSTVTAEIFYKPSTGIMTIHYLKPIECVFISNAKGEAKIYYPAKNEVYLTQSVAFDTEKSLLYYFLSNKTSDLGLKDLGFTLSETKYEDKMLITTWEAPFSLAKEFSKVELVSENYVPIYLGYYNASFKLVKKIYYYQYSQIQSVKLPLKVVEFNYLPDGDSVVNRIVYSDVRLNEQANSPYFNFKVPENAKIAK, from the coding sequence ATGAAGCATTTTTCCTTTTTTCGTATTTCCTTTTTGGCACTGATCATCCTGCTGTTTCTTTCCGCTATAGTCCCTCTTGAAAAAATCAGCCTCAATATGGAAAGCCAGAGCCTGAAAAACGGAAAAAAATCTACCGTAACAGCTGAAATTTTCTACAAGCCATCGACAGGCATCATGACCATTCATTATCTTAAACCCATTGAATGTGTCTTCATTTCGAATGCAAAAGGAGAAGCGAAAATTTATTATCCTGCAAAAAATGAAGTGTATCTCACCCAAAGTGTTGCTTTCGATACTGAAAAAAGCTTATTGTATTATTTCCTTTCGAACAAAACCAGCGACCTGGGTCTGAAAGATCTCGGCTTTACACTTTCTGAAACAAAATATGAAGACAAAATGCTGATTACCACATGGGAAGCACCCTTTTCCCTTGCCAAGGAATTTTCAAAGGTTGAACTTGTTTCTGAAAATTACGTTCCCATTTACCTTGGCTACTACAATGCTTCCTTTAAATTGGTAAAAAAAATATATTATTACCAATATTCTCAGATTCAGTCGGTTAAGCTGCCTTTAAAAGTGGTTGAATTCAATTATTTACCTGATGGCGATTCGGTTGTGAACCGGATTGTTTATTCAGATGTCCGTTTAAATGAGCAGGCCAACAGTCCGTATTTTAATTTTAAAGTACCTGAAAATGCAAAAATTGCAAAATAA
- the thrS gene encoding threonine--tRNA ligase: protein MKLTFPDGTVKQFSEGTTGIEIARSISEGLAREALGVLVNGQVYDLTRPITHDAEVRILTWNDPEGKMVFWHSSAHLMAEAIESVFPGTKFGIGPPIENGFYYDIDLGDRQLTQADLDALENKMRELISRKSEYKREEISKEEALSYFNQKNDEYKLELISELNDGEITLYKHGNFTDLCRGPHLPDTSYIKAVKLLSIAGAYWRGDEKRKQLTRIYGISFPKQKLLDEYLFMLEEAKKRDHRKLGRELGIFMISEKVGSGLPIWLPNGVIIREKLIEFLKKEQKRRGYVQVICPVIGRKELYITSGHYAKYGADSFQPIKTPNEGEEYMLKPMNCPHHCEIYKNGFYSYKDLPVKIAEFGNVYRYEQSGELNGMVRVRGFTQDDAHIFCTPEQLKAEFLDVVDIIELLLKKLEFSEYTAQISLRDPNNKEKYIGSDEAWEKAEKAIIEAVEEKNLKAVKAIGEAAFYGPKLDFMVKDALGRQWQLGTVQVDYNLPERFDLSYVGDDNQKHRPVMIHRAPFGSMERFVGLLIEHTAGDFPLWLAPVQAKVLSISDKYNDFAEKICQNLTNAEIRTALDISHEKIGKKIREAELQKVPYMIIIGEKEVEQNKVSVRRRKQGDLGQMTINEFVERIISETK, encoded by the coding sequence ATGAAATTAACATTTCCTGACGGCACAGTCAAGCAGTTTTCTGAAGGAACTACTGGTATCGAAATCGCCCGCTCCATCAGCGAAGGTCTCGCACGCGAAGCATTAGGAGTACTTGTAAACGGACAGGTTTACGACTTGACCCGCCCGATTACACATGATGCTGAAGTCAGAATACTGACATGGAATGACCCCGAAGGAAAAATGGTTTTCTGGCATTCATCTGCACACCTGATGGCCGAAGCCATTGAAAGTGTTTTTCCCGGAACAAAATTCGGAATCGGCCCACCCATCGAAAACGGATTTTACTACGACATTGATTTGGGCGACAGACAACTTACACAGGCCGACCTGGATGCCCTTGAAAATAAAATGAGAGAGCTTATTTCGAGAAAATCAGAATACAAACGTGAAGAAATAAGTAAAGAAGAAGCACTCTCCTATTTTAACCAAAAAAATGATGAATACAAGCTTGAGCTGATCAGCGAGCTGAATGATGGCGAAATCACCCTGTATAAACATGGAAATTTCACTGACCTCTGCCGCGGGCCTCATCTTCCCGATACTTCCTATATAAAAGCCGTAAAACTTCTCAGTATAGCCGGTGCCTACTGGCGTGGTGACGAAAAGCGGAAACAACTGACCAGAATTTACGGTATTTCTTTTCCGAAACAAAAACTGCTGGATGAGTACCTTTTTATGCTTGAAGAAGCTAAAAAGAGAGACCACCGTAAGCTGGGGAGGGAACTCGGCATATTCATGATCAGTGAAAAAGTAGGCTCTGGTTTACCCATCTGGCTCCCCAACGGAGTTATCATTCGTGAAAAACTCATCGAATTCCTAAAAAAGGAGCAAAAACGCAGGGGTTATGTGCAGGTGATTTGTCCGGTGATAGGCAGAAAAGAGCTTTATATTACTTCAGGGCATTATGCCAAATATGGAGCCGATTCGTTTCAACCGATAAAAACCCCCAATGAAGGTGAGGAATACATGCTCAAACCCATGAATTGCCCGCATCATTGTGAAATTTATAAAAACGGCTTTTACAGTTACAAAGACCTTCCTGTAAAAATTGCTGAGTTCGGAAATGTTTACCGGTATGAGCAAAGCGGTGAATTAAACGGCATGGTAAGAGTCAGGGGATTTACTCAGGATGATGCCCATATTTTCTGCACACCGGAACAGTTGAAAGCAGAATTTCTGGATGTGGTTGATATTATCGAATTATTGCTTAAGAAGCTGGAATTCAGCGAATACACTGCACAGATTTCGTTGCGCGATCCGAATAACAAAGAAAAATACATAGGCTCTGATGAAGCATGGGAGAAAGCAGAAAAAGCTATTATTGAAGCAGTAGAGGAAAAAAATCTGAAAGCCGTAAAAGCCATAGGAGAAGCTGCATTTTATGGGCCTAAGCTCGATTTCATGGTCAAAGATGCACTGGGCCGTCAATGGCAGTTAGGCACCGTACAGGTAGATTACAATCTTCCTGAGCGTTTCGACCTGAGTTATGTCGGTGATGATAATCAAAAACACAGGCCGGTAATGATACACCGTGCACCCTTTGGAAGCATGGAGCGTTTTGTCGGCTTGTTGATCGAACATACGGCAGGTGACTTTCCGCTGTGGCTCGCACCTGTTCAGGCAAAAGTATTGTCAATCAGTGATAAATATAATGATTTTGCAGAAAAAATTTGTCAAAATCTGACGAATGCCGAAATTCGCACCGCCTTAGATATCAGCCATGAGAAGATTGGGAAAAAAATACGCGAAGCCGAACTGCAAAAAGTTCCTTATATGATCATCATAGGGGAAAAAGAAGTTGAACAAAACAAGGTATCTGTGAGGCGAAGAAAACAGGGAGATTTAGGACAAATGACTATCAATGAATTCGTAGAAAGAATTATTTCAGAAACAAAATAA
- a CDS encoding NUDIX hydrolase, with protein sequence MTKVSKKDPVHLHSQQNLFSGFVKVDELKLYVENKETYIRRFVVRRPEASCILLYNKDNHSFVFIRQFRAPLFGKEDSAYILEVPAGVLNAGENPMETIIRECLEETGYQISHPQWLTTIYPSPGILDEKIHLFFAEVTNSDKVTSGGGLESEHEYLEVMEIPVDEAYEMVESGEIIDGKTISCLFFAKNRIR encoded by the coding sequence TTGACAAAAGTCAGCAAAAAAGACCCTGTTCATCTTCATTCCCAGCAAAACCTTTTTTCAGGCTTTGTAAAAGTCGATGAACTCAAATTATACGTAGAAAACAAGGAAACATACATCAGGCGTTTTGTTGTCAGAAGGCCTGAAGCTTCCTGCATTTTGCTCTATAACAAAGATAATCATTCATTTGTATTTATCAGGCAATTCAGGGCACCCCTGTTCGGAAAAGAAGATTCTGCCTACATACTGGAGGTGCCGGCTGGAGTGTTGAATGCAGGTGAAAATCCGATGGAAACCATTATTCGTGAATGCCTTGAAGAGACAGGTTATCAAATCAGCCACCCCCAATGGCTGACAACCATTTACCCAAGTCCGGGCATACTGGACGAAAAAATTCATTTGTTTTTTGCTGAAGTTACAAACAGTGATAAAGTTACTTCCGGAGGCGGACTCGAAAGCGAACACGAATATCTTGAAGTGATGGAAATTCCTGTTGATGAGGCTTACGAAATGGTAGAATCAGGTGAAATTATTGACGGAAAAACCATCAGCTGCCTGTTTTTTGCCAAAAACAGAATAAGATAG
- a CDS encoding 4Fe-4S binding protein — MAYKISDECTACGTCIDECPVEAISEGDIYKIDPDVCTDCGACADVCPVEAIHPA, encoded by the coding sequence ATGGCATACAAAATCAGTGATGAATGCACAGCTTGCGGAACCTGTATAGATGAATGTCCGGTAGAAGCTATTTCAGAAGGCGATATTTACAAAATCGATCCAGACGTTTGCACCGATTGCGGAGCTTGTGCTGATGTATGTCCGGTTGAAGCTATTCATCCGGCATAA
- the rpmI gene encoding 50S ribosomal protein L35, whose translation MPKMKTNSGAKKRFKITASGKIMRKHAYKSHILTKKEHVQKKRLTKKTLVSPADEQNVKSLLGI comes from the coding sequence ATGCCAAAAATGAAGACAAATTCGGGAGCCAAAAAGCGTTTTAAAATAACCGCTTCCGGAAAGATTATGAGGAAACATGCCTACAAAAGTCATATTCTGACAAAGAAAGAGCATGTTCAGAAAAAAAGACTGACGAAGAAAACTTTGGTCAGCCCTGCAGACGAACAAAATGTAAAAAGTCTGTTAGGAATTTAA
- the rplT gene encoding 50S ribosomal protein L20, translating to MPRSVNSVASRERRKKVLNQAKGYFGRRKNVWTVAKNAVEKGLQYAYVGRKQKKRDYRSLWIQRINAAVRPYGLSYSRFIDLLKKNNIEINRKVLADLAMNNPEAFEAVVKKVNP from the coding sequence ATGCCAAGATCAGTTAATTCGGTAGCATCCAGAGAGAGGAGGAAAAAGGTACTTAATCAGGCCAAAGGATATTTTGGAAGGCGCAAGAATGTTTGGACAGTTGCAAAAAATGCCGTAGAAAAAGGTTTACAGTATGCATATGTAGGTCGTAAACAAAAGAAAAGGGATTATCGTTCACTCTGGATTCAGAGAATCAATGCAGCAGTCAGGCCTTACGGACTTTCATATTCCAGGTTTATCGATTTATTGAAGAAAAACAACATTGAAATCAACAGGAAAGTTTTAGCCGACCTGGCCATGAACAATCCTGAAGCTTTTGAAGCAGTTGTTAAAAAAGTGAATCCCTGA